One genomic region from Leifsonia poae encodes:
- a CDS encoding DUF4032 domain-containing protein, whose protein sequence is MAGSLNITAATVDPALLDLPWNIPLDEWSNEHIAILPKGISRHLVRFANLSGYVIAIKETTAEMAKREYDMLRTLQRLDIPCVDPVAVVNNRTDEDGTPLKAALVTRHLKFSLPYRALFSQTLRPDTATRLVDALAVLLVRLHIVGFFWGDVSLSNTLFRRDAGAFAAYLVDAETGQLYDGGLSNGQRENDLEIARVNIAGELMDLEAGGRVDEELDPIKVSNGIVAAYRSLWKELTSSEVFSSSERWRISRRVDRLNELGFDIEELAIKTSDEGTTVRIQPKVVDAGHHQRRLLRLTGLDTGENQARRLLNDLDSYSATLGKRGLDEEAAAHEWLLRVFEPVVRAIPAELKGKLEPAEVFHQLLEHRWFMSQNEDRDVPLAEALTSYINDILRHRRDEATVIEPLTETIGIPIITPSTADDDDTDWRAKV, encoded by the coding sequence ATGGCCGGCTCCCTCAACATCACCGCGGCGACCGTCGATCCCGCCCTCCTCGACCTCCCGTGGAACATCCCTCTCGACGAGTGGTCGAACGAGCACATCGCGATCCTGCCGAAGGGGATCTCGCGCCACCTCGTGCGGTTCGCGAACCTCTCCGGCTATGTCATCGCCATCAAAGAGACCACGGCCGAGATGGCCAAGCGCGAATACGACATGCTGCGCACCCTGCAGCGCCTCGACATCCCCTGCGTCGACCCGGTCGCCGTCGTCAACAACCGCACCGATGAGGATGGGACGCCGTTGAAGGCCGCCCTCGTCACCCGACACCTCAAGTTCTCCCTCCCCTACCGCGCGCTGTTCTCCCAGACGTTGCGGCCCGACACCGCGACCCGCCTCGTGGACGCGCTCGCGGTGCTACTGGTGCGCCTGCACATCGTCGGATTCTTCTGGGGCGACGTCTCGCTCTCGAACACGCTCTTCCGCCGCGACGCGGGCGCTTTCGCCGCCTACCTCGTGGATGCGGAGACCGGCCAGCTCTACGACGGCGGCCTCTCCAATGGTCAGCGCGAGAACGACCTCGAGATCGCGCGGGTGAACATCGCCGGCGAGTTGATGGACCTGGAGGCCGGCGGCCGGGTCGATGAGGAGCTCGACCCGATCAAGGTCTCCAACGGAATCGTCGCGGCCTACCGGTCACTCTGGAAGGAACTCACCAGCAGCGAGGTGTTCTCGTCGTCGGAGCGTTGGCGCATCAGCCGTCGGGTCGACCGCCTGAACGAGCTCGGTTTCGACATCGAGGAGCTCGCGATCAAGACGTCCGACGAGGGCACGACCGTGCGCATCCAGCCGAAGGTGGTGGATGCGGGCCACCACCAGCGCCGCTTGTTGCGCCTCACTGGGCTCGATACCGGCGAGAACCAGGCCCGCCGACTGTTGAACGACCTCGACTCCTACTCGGCCACCCTCGGCAAGCGCGGGCTGGACGAGGAGGCGGCCGCCCACGAGTGGCTGCTGCGGGTGTTCGAGCCGGTGGTCCGCGCGATCCCGGCCGAGCTCAAAGGCAAGCTGGAGCCTGCCGAAGTGTTCCATCAGCTTCTCGAGCACCGCTGGTTCATGTCGCAGAACGAAGACCGGGATGTTCCGCTCGCCGAGGCCCTCACCTCGTACATCAACGACATCCTGCGGCATCGCCGCGACGAGGCCACCGTGATCGAGCCACTCACCGAGACCATCGGCATCCCGATCATCACGCCCTCGACGGCCGACGACGACGACACCGACTGGCGCGCTAAAGTCTGA
- a CDS encoding DsbA family protein — protein MTDGPEDSRPANERRAAAREKARQLRTTQQRKDRRNRAFLQGGIVVGVLAIVAVVAVIIVTAIRPSVPGPANMASDGIVIGTGLKAHETKPLAADASPIPSTPDPSGSVVTIRVYVDYLCSLCGDFQRTNADQLEPLIKDGAVTVEVHPIAVLTSHSAGTRYSLRAANAAACVANYAPNSFWKFNNSLFAKQPEEGGPGLTDAQLKSRAASAGAGHTSSIGSCIDDGTYKSWVTRASDLALTGPIPDSNVKKLTIAPLVLVNGKSYTGSLRSASDFKAFVLQAQGDSYSSTSTPSPSPSAG, from the coding sequence ATGACCGACGGTCCCGAAGACAGCCGACCCGCCAACGAGCGACGTGCGGCGGCGCGGGAGAAGGCCAGGCAGCTGCGCACGACCCAGCAGCGCAAAGACCGGCGCAACCGAGCCTTCCTGCAGGGCGGCATCGTCGTCGGCGTTCTCGCGATCGTCGCTGTTGTCGCGGTCATCATCGTCACCGCCATCCGGCCCTCCGTGCCCGGTCCGGCCAATATGGCCAGCGACGGCATCGTGATCGGCACCGGGCTCAAGGCGCACGAGACGAAACCCCTCGCGGCGGATGCGTCGCCGATCCCGTCGACACCGGACCCGAGCGGCAGCGTCGTCACGATCCGGGTCTACGTCGACTATCTGTGCTCGCTGTGCGGTGACTTCCAGCGCACCAATGCGGACCAGCTCGAGCCCCTGATCAAGGATGGCGCCGTGACGGTCGAGGTACACCCGATCGCGGTGCTGACGAGCCATTCGGCGGGAACGCGTTACTCCCTGCGCGCGGCGAACGCGGCCGCCTGTGTGGCCAACTACGCTCCGAACAGTTTCTGGAAGTTCAACAACTCGCTTTTCGCCAAGCAGCCGGAGGAGGGCGGCCCCGGTCTCACCGATGCCCAGCTCAAGTCTCGCGCGGCGAGCGCCGGCGCCGGCCACACCTCCTCCATCGGCTCGTGCATCGACGACGGCACGTACAAGAGCTGGGTCACCCGGGCCAGCGATCTCGCGCTCACCGGGCCCATCCCCGACTCCAACGTGAAGAAGCTCACGATCGCGCCGCTGGTGCTTGTGAACGGCAAGTCGTACACGGGTTCGCTGCGCAGCGCCTCCGACTTCAAAGCATTCGTGCTGCAGGCGCAGGGCGACTCGTACTCCTCGACCTCGACGCCGTCGCCGTCTCCCTCCGCGGGCTGA
- a CDS encoding FAD-dependent oxidoreductase: MSTSERQISTTVLVIGTGGSGLRAAIELAEAGVDVLALGKRPKSDAHTSLAAGGINAALATMDAEDSWQQHAADTLKESYLLANPHTVEIVTSGAARGIEDLERYGMPFAREEDGRISQRFFGAHTYRRTAFAGDYTGLEIQRTLVNRAAQLDVPILDTVYVTRILVNDDGAVFGAYGFDIEDGTRYLIHADAVILAAGGHNRIWRRTSSRRDENTGDSFRLAVEAGGRLRDPELVQFHPSGIIEPENAAGTLISEAARGEGGILTNALGERFMARYDPERLELSTRDRVALACYTEIKEGRGTPNGGVWLDVSHLPRQTIMSRLPRVYQTMLELQMLDITTSPIEIAPTAHYSMGGVWVRPDDHGTDVPGLYAIGEASSGLHGANRLGGNSLIELLVFGRIVGQAAAAYSSSLLAQKRSAAAVKTAREEIADLLASDGDENVRALQRAIRDTMTEHAGVVRDEAGLLAGLAELDTIEKRMHDIGIHPDIAGYQDLAHAFDLRSAALAARATLEAALERRETRGCHNRSDYPNLDESLQVNLVWSPTSGITREQLPPIPAEIAALMRDVSVAGKLVE, from the coding sequence ATGAGCACCTCAGAACGTCAGATCTCCACCACGGTCCTCGTGATCGGCACCGGCGGATCGGGCCTGCGCGCCGCCATCGAACTCGCCGAGGCGGGTGTCGATGTTCTCGCGTTGGGCAAACGCCCCAAGTCCGACGCCCACACGTCTCTCGCGGCGGGCGGCATCAACGCAGCCCTCGCGACCATGGATGCGGAGGACAGCTGGCAGCAGCATGCCGCCGACACCCTCAAAGAGAGCTACCTCCTCGCCAACCCGCACACCGTCGAGATCGTCACCTCGGGCGCCGCCCGCGGCATCGAAGACCTGGAACGCTACGGCATGCCGTTCGCCCGCGAGGAGGACGGGCGCATCTCGCAGCGCTTCTTCGGCGCCCACACCTACCGGCGCACCGCGTTCGCCGGCGATTACACGGGGCTCGAGATCCAGCGCACCCTGGTCAACCGCGCCGCCCAGCTCGACGTGCCGATCCTCGACACGGTCTACGTCACGCGCATCCTGGTCAATGACGACGGCGCGGTGTTCGGCGCCTACGGTTTCGACATCGAAGACGGCACGCGCTACCTCATCCACGCCGACGCGGTCATCCTCGCCGCCGGCGGCCACAACCGCATCTGGCGGCGCACCTCATCGCGGCGGGACGAGAACACGGGCGACTCGTTCCGACTCGCGGTCGAGGCGGGCGGGCGACTGCGCGACCCCGAACTCGTGCAGTTCCATCCCTCGGGCATCATCGAGCCCGAGAACGCGGCCGGCACGCTGATCAGCGAGGCGGCGCGCGGCGAGGGCGGCATCCTCACCAACGCCCTCGGCGAGCGCTTCATGGCACGCTACGACCCCGAACGGCTCGAACTCTCCACCCGTGACCGGGTCGCCCTCGCCTGCTACACCGAGATCAAGGAGGGCCGCGGAACCCCGAACGGCGGGGTCTGGCTCGACGTCTCCCACCTGCCGCGGCAGACGATCATGAGCCGCCTCCCCCGCGTCTACCAGACCATGCTCGAGCTGCAGATGCTCGATATCACCACCTCGCCGATCGAGATCGCGCCGACCGCCCACTACTCGATGGGCGGCGTCTGGGTGCGCCCGGACGACCACGGCACCGACGTGCCCGGCCTCTACGCCATCGGCGAGGCATCGTCCGGGCTGCACGGCGCCAACCGCCTGGGCGGAAACTCGCTCATCGAGCTGCTCGTCTTCGGGCGCATCGTCGGCCAGGCCGCGGCCGCATACTCCTCGTCTCTACTGGCGCAGAAGCGCTCGGCCGCCGCCGTCAAGACCGCCCGCGAAGAGATCGCCGATCTGCTCGCCTCCGACGGAGACGAGAACGTCCGAGCTTTGCAGCGCGCCATCCGTGACACCATGACCGAGCACGCCGGAGTGGTGCGCGACGAGGCGGGCCTCCTAGCCGGCCTCGCCGAGCTCGACACCATCGAGAAGAGGATGCACGACATCGGCATTCACCCCGACATCGCCGGCTACCAAGACCTGGCCCACGCTTTCGATCTCAGATCGGCCGCCCTCGCTGCTCGCGCCACCCTGGAGGCGGCCCTCGAGCGGCGCGAGACCCGCGGGTGCCACAACCGCAGCGACTACCCGAACCTCGACGAGTCGCTGCAGGTGAATCTGGTCTGGTCGCCGACCAGCGGGATCACCCGCGAACAACTCCCGCCGATCCCGGCCGAGATCGCCGCCCTGATGCGCGACGTCTCGGTCGCCGGCAAACTCGTCGAATAG
- a CDS encoding LysR family transcriptional regulator, giving the protein MNLDQLRSFVEVARLGNFTRASEKLHLAQPSLSRQIAALEQDLGAELFQRARGGSTLTTAGESLLPLARRMLADAESVRRELAELAGLRRGRVRLGATPTLCISLVAEVLSAFRAAHPGIELHLSEQGSRRLLDELAGGELDLALITTSDATSAERFIVTPLLVEELVVISSAGAHPVTAGATITLEEVARLPQIVFSSSYDLRSATDAAFRSAGLRPDVALEGAEMDAVLRFVERGLGVAIVPAMVLIDRPGLRSVRLAGPALERTISLARPADVAPTAAVDVMRRTVATSATDFAARAGATMRLSA; this is encoded by the coding sequence ATGAATCTCGATCAGCTGCGCAGCTTCGTCGAGGTGGCCCGCCTCGGGAACTTCACCCGTGCATCCGAGAAGCTGCACCTCGCCCAGCCGTCGCTGAGCCGCCAGATCGCTGCCCTCGAGCAGGATCTCGGCGCCGAGCTGTTCCAGCGTGCCCGCGGGGGGAGCACCCTGACGACGGCGGGGGAGTCCCTGCTTCCCCTGGCCAGGCGGATGCTCGCCGACGCGGAGTCGGTTCGACGCGAGCTGGCCGAACTCGCCGGACTCCGACGCGGACGGGTGCGACTCGGGGCCACCCCAACGCTTTGCATCAGCCTCGTCGCCGAGGTGCTCAGTGCCTTCCGTGCCGCGCATCCGGGCATCGAACTTCACCTGTCGGAGCAGGGGTCGCGCCGGCTGCTCGACGAACTCGCCGGAGGCGAGCTCGACCTCGCTCTGATCACCACCTCCGACGCCACCTCCGCCGAGCGGTTCATCGTCACACCGCTGCTCGTCGAAGAGCTCGTCGTCATCTCGTCCGCCGGCGCGCATCCGGTGACCGCCGGCGCGACCATCACGCTGGAGGAGGTGGCCCGGCTGCCGCAGATCGTGTTCAGCTCGAGTTACGATCTGCGCAGCGCGACCGATGCCGCCTTCCGCTCGGCGGGGCTCAGACCCGACGTCGCGCTCGAGGGGGCGGAGATGGATGCGGTGCTGCGGTTCGTGGAGCGTGGGCTCGGCGTCGCCATCGTCCCCGCCATGGTGCTCATCGACCGCCCCGGGCTGCGCTCGGTGAGGCTCGCCGGGCCGGCACTCGAACGGACGATCAGCCTCGCCCGCCCCGCCGATGTCGCACCGACCGCGGCCGTCGACGTGATGCGGCGCACGGTCGCGACGAGCGCGACCGACTTCGCCGCGCGCGCCGGGGCGACCATGCGGCTGTCGGCTTAG
- the rlmB gene encoding 23S rRNA (guanosine(2251)-2'-O)-methyltransferase RlmB, with amino-acid sequence MKNTGGKPRAGAVRKSRKGPQVGSGGQGRQALEGKKPTPKAEDRPYHPAGKAKAARERYVAAGGKGKQGQSRDGYVGRNRAGGDAGRGGSGASRRPKSGDEAEIVTGRNSVVEALRAKIPASTLYIAARVEMDDRVKEILSLATGRGLPILEVMRPELDRLAGRDSVHQGIALKVPPYEYAHPIDLLETTISKGQTPLFVALDGITDPRNLGAIIRSTAAFGGQGVIIPQRRSVGMTASAWKTSAGAAARTPVAMAANLTQTLKAFKEAGVFVLGLDGGGDVSLPGLSFADRPVILVVGSEGKGLSRLVTDTCDAVISIPITATTESLNAGIATSVALYEISKLRAEK; translated from the coding sequence GTGAAGAACACGGGTGGAAAGCCCCGCGCCGGCGCGGTGCGCAAGAGTCGTAAGGGTCCGCAGGTCGGGTCGGGTGGGCAGGGCCGTCAGGCCCTGGAAGGCAAGAAGCCGACCCCGAAGGCCGAAGACCGGCCGTATCACCCCGCGGGCAAGGCCAAGGCGGCGCGCGAGCGTTACGTGGCCGCCGGTGGCAAAGGCAAGCAGGGTCAGTCGCGTGACGGGTACGTCGGCCGCAACCGTGCCGGCGGCGACGCCGGACGCGGTGGCTCCGGTGCCTCGCGCCGACCGAAGAGCGGTGACGAAGCGGAGATCGTGACCGGCCGCAACTCGGTCGTGGAGGCGCTGCGGGCGAAGATCCCTGCGAGCACGCTCTACATCGCCGCCCGCGTGGAGATGGACGACCGGGTCAAAGAGATCCTGTCGCTCGCGACCGGTCGTGGCCTTCCCATCCTCGAAGTGATGCGCCCGGAGCTGGACCGCCTGGCCGGACGGGATTCCGTGCACCAGGGGATCGCGCTCAAGGTGCCGCCGTACGAGTACGCGCATCCGATCGACCTGCTCGAGACCACGATCTCCAAGGGTCAGACCCCGCTGTTCGTCGCGCTCGACGGCATCACCGACCCGCGCAACCTCGGGGCGATCATCCGCTCGACCGCCGCATTCGGCGGGCAGGGTGTGATCATCCCGCAGCGTCGCTCGGTCGGCATGACGGCCTCCGCATGGAAGACGTCCGCCGGCGCCGCGGCCCGCACCCCCGTCGCGATGGCGGCCAACCTCACGCAGACGCTGAAGGCCTTCAAGGAGGCCGGGGTGTTCGTGCTCGGTCTCGACGGCGGCGGCGACGTCTCGCTTCCCGGTCTGTCGTTCGCCGACCGTCCGGTCATCCTCGTCGTGGGCAGCGAAGGCAAGGGCCTCTCACGGCTCGTCACCGACACCTGCGACGCGGTGATCTCGATCCCGATCACCGCGACGACCGAGTCGCTCAACGCGGGAATCGCCACCAGCGTCGCGCTCTACGAGATCTCCAAACTGCGCGCCGAGAAGTAG
- a CDS encoding ABC transporter ATP-binding protein: protein MASVTFDKATRLYPGSTRPAVDELSIDIADGEFLVLVGPSGCGKSTSLRMLAGLEEVNDGNIFIGERNVTDVPPKDRDIAMVFQNYALYPHMTVAENMGFALKIAGVNKDERASRVLEAAKLLDLEPYLGRKPKALSGGQRQRVAMGRAIVRSPQVFLMDEPLSNLDAKLRVQTRTQIASLTRRLGVTTVYVTHDQTEALTMGDRIAVLKDGVLQQVGTPRDLYAQPNNVFVAGFIGSPAMNLFSADVVDGGVQFGTTVVPIERDVIANAGPSVTIGVRPEDVVVSTTEGAGLKVTVDLVEELGADGYLYGHSEINGKRTDIVGRVDGRMHPNAGDTVFITPKPGHVHAFHAENGERLGGAVVD, encoded by the coding sequence ATGGCGTCAGTCACGTTTGACAAGGCAACCCGTCTGTACCCGGGTTCCACCCGCCCCGCGGTCGATGAGCTCAGCATCGACATCGCCGATGGCGAATTCCTCGTTCTGGTCGGCCCTTCCGGCTGCGGAAAGTCCACCTCGCTGCGTATGCTCGCCGGCCTCGAAGAGGTCAACGACGGCAACATCTTCATCGGCGAGCGCAACGTCACCGACGTTCCGCCGAAGGACCGCGACATCGCGATGGTCTTCCAGAACTACGCGCTGTACCCGCACATGACCGTCGCCGAGAACATGGGCTTCGCGCTCAAGATCGCCGGCGTCAACAAAGACGAGCGCGCCTCCCGCGTTCTCGAGGCCGCCAAGCTGCTCGACCTGGAGCCGTACCTCGGCCGCAAGCCGAAGGCCCTCTCGGGTGGTCAGCGTCAGCGCGTCGCCATGGGCCGCGCCATCGTCCGTAGCCCTCAGGTGTTCCTCATGGACGAGCCGCTGTCGAACCTCGACGCCAAGCTCCGCGTGCAGACCCGCACCCAGATCGCCTCGCTCACCCGCCGCCTCGGCGTCACCACGGTCTACGTCACCCACGACCAGACCGAGGCCCTCACCATGGGCGACCGCATCGCGGTCCTCAAAGACGGCGTGCTCCAGCAGGTCGGCACCCCGCGCGACCTCTACGCTCAGCCCAACAACGTGTTCGTCGCCGGCTTCATCGGCAGCCCGGCCATGAACCTGTTCTCGGCCGACGTCGTCGATGGCGGCGTGCAGTTCGGCACCACGGTCGTCCCGATCGAGCGCGACGTGATCGCGAACGCCGGCCCCTCGGTCACCATCGGTGTGCGTCCGGAGGACGTCGTCGTCTCCACCACCGAGGGCGCGGGCCTCAAGGTCACCGTCGACCTCGTCGAGGAGCTCGGCGCCGACGGCTACCTGTACGGCCACTCCGAGATCAACGGCAAGCGCACCGACATCGTCGGCCGCGTCGACGGTCGTATGCACCCCAACGCGGGCGACACGGTCTTCATCACCCCGAAGCCGGGCCACGTTCACGCGTTCCACGCCGAGAACGGCGAGCGCCTCGGCGGCGCGGTCGTCGACTAA